The stretch of DNA CGAAGCGGTGCTGCATACCGACCCGCGTGTCATGCCCAAACGGCCGCGCGTCTGGTCAAGCTGGAACTATGCCTCGCGGGGCGGGGCGGGCGATCCCGATCTGTCGGTCACCTATTGGATGAACCGGCTGCAGGGCTTGCCCGAGGACAGGCCGCTGTTCGTCACGCTCAATCCGCTGGTCGAGCCAGATCCGGCGCTGGTGCATCGGCGCGAGATCTATCACCACCCCATCTTCAACGCCGCCGCCGGGCGGGCACAAAAAGATCTGTGGTCCTTGCAGGGCGAGCGCAACACCTGGTTCGCCGGTGCCTATTTCGGCGCGGGTTTCCATGAGGATGGCTTGCAGGCTGGCCTTGCCGTGGCCGAGGAACTGGGCGGAGTGCGGCGCCCCTGGCTGGTAAAAGACGAATCCGCCCGCATCGCCCTGCCGCAAAGGCAGACGGCATGAGCGAGGCGAGCGCCCTCTATGTCGGCCATGTAACGCATCAGCGGATGCGGCCGCATCGCCACCGGCTGCGCTATGGCATTTTCTCGCTGCTGCTCGACCTCGACGGTGTGGATGCGCTGGCGGCAGGCTCGCGGGTCTTTTCGCGCGGACGCTTCAATCTGTTTTCCTTCCACGACCGCGATTACGGCGACGGCAGCGCCACGCCCCTGCGCGCTCAGGTCGAGCGCCATCTCTGGGCGGCGCATATCATGCCCGATGGCGGGCCGATCCGCCTGCTGACCATGCCGCGCATTCTGGGCTTTGCCTTTAATCCGCTCAGCGTCTTTTTCTGCCACGGACGCGATGGAGCGCTGCGCGCCATCCTTTACGAGGTGAACAACACCTTCGGCCAGCGCCACAGCTATCTGCTGTCGGTCGAGCATATGGCGGATGGCCCGATCCGCCAGAGCTGCGCCAAGGCCTTCCATGTCTCGCCCTTTATGCCGATGGATATGCGCTACACCTTCAGCGTGGCGCCGCCGGCCGAGCAGCTTTCCATCGCGATCACCGTTTCGGACGGGCTGGGGCCGGTGCTGGTTGCCAGTCATGAGGCACGGCGCCGCCGCCTGACCGATGCCGCGCTGTTGCGGGTCTTTGCCACCCATCCGTTGCTGACGGTGAAAGTGGTGGGCGGCATTCTGTGGGAGGCCGCGCGGCTTTGGGCGAAGGGCGTGCCGGTCCACACCTGCCCGGCGCCGCCCGACCGTTCCATCTCCATTCCACCCCAGACAGGCGAGGGCGCATGTATCTGAACGAGCAGGCACAGGCCGGACTGGTCCCTCCGCCGCCGCAGCCGCAACAGACCACGCCCTGGCTGATCCGCCGCGCCTTGCGGCATCTGCAATGCGGGCGGCTGACGATCATCCTGCCCTCGGGCGCCAGAATCGACCATGCGGGCGATCTGCCCGGGCCGCATGGGGTGATCGAGATGCGCAATGGCATGGCCTTCCGCCGCCTGCTGACGCGCGGCGATGTCGGCTTTGCCGAGGGCTATATCGCGGGCGACTGGACCAGCCCGGATCTGCCGCAACTGATCGCGCTGGCCGCGCAGAATGTCGCCCGGCTCGACAGCACGCTGGAGGGCTTCTGGCCGGTGCGGATGTGGCGCAGGCTGAGCCATCTGCTGCATCGCAATTCGGCGCGGGGCAGCCGGCGCAACATCGCCTTCCATTACGATCTGGGCAATGATTTCTACCGCCTGTGGCTCGATGAGAGCATGACCTATTCCTCGGCTATCGCCATCCCGCGCGGCACCAGCCTTGAGGGTGCCCAGCAGGCCAAGCTGGAGCGGATTGCCGCCTTGCTCGCGCTGTCGGGGGATGAGGATGTGCTGGAAATCGGTTGCGGCTGGGGGGCACTTGCGCGGCATCTCGCGCCGGCCTGCCGCAGGGTCACCGGCCTCACCCTGTCACGCGAACAGCTGGATCATGCTTGCGCGCAGGTGAGGACCGGTGGCCTGGGGGACAAGGTCGATCTGCGCCTGCAGGACTATCGTTCCATCGACGAGCGTTTCGACCGGATCGTCTCCATCGAGATGCTGGAAGCCGTGGGCGAGGCCTATTGGCCGGTCTATTTCGCGACGTTGCGCGCCAGCCTGCGCCCGGGCGGACGGATCGTGCTGCAGGCGATCACCATCCGCGAGGACCGCTTTGCCGCCTACAAGCGAAACCCGGATTTTATCCAGCGCTATATCTTCCCCGGCGGCATGCTGCCCACGCCCTCGCTGCTGGAGGCGCATGCCCAACGCGCCGGGCTGGCCATCACGCAGCGCGAAACCTTCGGCACCGGTTACGCCGATACGCTGGCGCTGTGGCGGGCACGCTTTCATGCCGCCTGGCCGTGCATTCTGGCGCTGGGCTTCCAGCCCGACTTCCAGCGCCTCTGGGACTATTATCTGGCCTATTGCGAGGCCGGTTTCCGCAGCGGCACCATTGATGTCGGGCTCTATGTGCTGGAGGAAAGAGCATGATGGATCGGCGTTCCGCCATGATCGGCGCGGTGGCGCTGGCCGCGCTGCCGGGCGCCCTTAGCGCCGCCTTGCCCATTCCGCCCTCCAGAAGGCTGGGCTTCGACATTCTGCGCAAGGGCTCGAAACTGGGCACCCATGTCCTGACCTTCGAGCCGGGCGGGGACAGCCTCACCGTCCATGTGGCGGTGGATCTGGTCTACAAGATCGCCGGGATCACGCTTTATCACTACCGCCATCAGGCGACAGAACGCTGGCAGGGGCAGCAGGTGATCGCGCTCGACGCCGAGACCAGCGACAATGGCACGCCCTACAAGGTTACGGCGCGGCGCGAGGGCGGCGTGCTGATGGTGCAGGGCACCAAGGCGCCGCGCTATGCCGCGCCCACCGATGCGCTGCCCGCCACCCACTGGAACCGGCACGAGTTGGACGGCCCCTGGATCAACACGCAGGACGGGCGGATCATGCGGCCCCATGTGGCGGCGCAGGGCATCGAAACCATTCCCGCCGCCGATGGCGCCAGCCTGCGTGCGCGCCATTATGCGCTGACGGGTGATGTGCAGCTCGACATGTTCTATGACGATCATGCCGGATGGGCGGGCCTTTCCTTCGTGAAGGGCGGCGCACCGATCCGTTATGAGCGGCAGGCTTGACAACGCCCTAGCTGGTCGTCGCCATCTTGCCGGTCAGGATCACCGGCCCGGTGGGCAGGCCGGTGGGCGAGCCGCCGACCGGCTCGACCGAGACGGCCAGAGTCACCCCCGCCGACAGCGCCGGAATGGCCGTTGCGGGCACCTTGCCCCAGCCCGGCGCGGCGGCGTTCATCACGCCCATCGAGCGTGGCTTGCCATCCGCCGGGATCACCCAGAGTTCGGGCACATGCGCGCCCAGTGCCAGACCGCTGGCGGCCGAGGTCATCCGCCCGCTGGCCGGATCGAAGCTGACGGTCACCAACCCCTGCTTGCCGGTCAGCACCGCGACCATCGGCGCGATGGGAGCCTGCGCCACGGGGACACGCACGATAACTTCCGTCGGCTTCTGCATAGCCACCACACCCAGCACCAGCGCCGCCGCGCAGGCCACCGCCGCGCCGCCCTGCCACCAGCGCAGGGTGGCGCGCGTCACCATCGCGTGTCCGGCATCATTGACGGGCAGCCGTACCTCGATGGCGCTCCACACCGAGGGGCGCGGGGCCTCACCGGCATCGTGGAACATCGCCGCCGCATAATCCTGCCAGCGGGCATGGGCCTGCGCGAAACCGGCGTCGGTGGTCAGGCGCGCCTCGGCGGCATGCTTGTCCGCGCCATCGATCAGACCGAAAGCCAGTTCGGCGGCCAGCAGTTCGTCATCCTCGGGCAGCATGGCGGCGCTCATGACAGGCACTCACGCAGCTTGAGCAGGGCCCGGCGAATGCGGCTCTTGACCGTGCCGAGCGGGGCGCTGGCTCTGGCGGCCAGATCGGCATAGGTCAGCCCCTCGAAAAAGGCGCGGCGGATGAGGCCGGCATCACCGCCGTCCAGCGTGCCCAGGCAATGGGCGAGGCGGCGTTCGTCCTGGCTGGCCTCGATCAGGCTGGCGGCGTCGGGCTCGGGGTCGGGCACCTCATCGGCCAGTTCAACCGGCGCGGTGGTGATCTTGCCCTTGGCGCGCAGGCGGTCGATCGCGCGGTTGCGCGTGAGGGTGATGAGCCATGTCATCGCGCTGCCGCGTGCGGCGTCGAATGACCCGGCCCGCTGCCACACCGAGAGATAGGCTTCCTGCAAGGCTTCCTCCGCTTCCTGCCTGACAGGCAAGATACGCAGGCACACGCCAAATAGCTTCACGCTGGTGCGGCGATAAATTTCCTCGAAAGCGCTGCGGTCGCCGGTCGCAACCTTCGCAAGCATCTGCGCGAGGGGGGAGCCGGCGCTGGCATGATCAACATCAGAATTCATCGGGTCCTTGCATCCATCATTGGCTTCGGGGCGTATATACCTTTTCAGGCAAGTTAGCTCAGCTATGGTACTTGGCAAGTGAACGTGAGGACATGGATGATCGTCAGGAAGCTCAATGCCATCAGATAGGTTCAGCGCAGCGCGGCATTTCGCAGCGATGGTGGCGATCACGGCCTTGGCGGCATGCTCTCCCTTGCGTTTGTTCAACACCATCATGCCTAAGGATGGCGGCGTGGTTCGTCTGGTTCATGATGAGTCTTTCGGATCTGACAAACGGCAAAAACTGGACGTCTACGCGCCGCAGGGGCAGCGAAGGCTGGCTTTGCCGATCATCATCTTTTTCTACGGTGGATCGTGGAATTCAGGCACCAGAAATGGCTACAGTTTCGTGGGAAGGGCGCTTGCTTCCTGCGGGTTTGTTGTGGCGATTCCCGATTACCGACTGGTTCCTGCCGTGCGCTATCCCGCATTTCTGCAGGACAACGCCGCCGCCGTGCATTGGGTGCGCCAGCACGGCGCTCAATGGGGCGGCGATCCTGACAGGATCGTTTTGGCCGGCCATTCGGCAGGCGCCTACAATGCCGCGATGCTGGCGCTCGATCCGCGCTGGCTGGGGGCGGATCGCGGTGCCATCAAAGGCTTGATCGGACTGGCGGGCCCTTATGATTTCCTGCCCTTCAGCGGGCCGATCGTGGAGCCGACCTTTGCGGGTGTGACCGATCCCGTCTCGACCCAGCCGGTGCATTATGCGCGGCGCGATGCGCCACCGGCCTTTCTGGCGACAGCGGACAAGGACAGGCTGGTTGAGCCCCGCAACAGTGATGCTCTGGCCCGCGCCCTGGGCAGACAAGGCGTGGTGGTCGAGCGCAAGAGTTACGCTCACGTCGGCCATATCGGCCTAGTAACAGCTATCGCCATACCGCTGCGTGGACATGCTTCCGTTCTTGAGGACATGGTCACTTTTGCCCATAAGGTCACTGGCTACGACAAGCAGGTAGCGCCTTAGAGTGCGGCGCATCATAGACATGCTTTCGCCAGGAGGGCTCATGCGTAAGAAGCATCTGATTTTCGGAGTTTTGGCTTCCTCTGTGTTTCTGGGGGGATGTGCGGCCATTCCGAAGCCAGGGCCTGTAGGGAATCGGGCGGTGCCACAGCCGGCAAAGTCCGTCGATGTCCCAAGGTATATGGGGTTGTGGTACGAGCAGTTCCGCTATGAGGCTTCCTTTGAGAAGGATATGGAGGAAGTTACAGCCCGTTATTCCCTGAATCCGGATGGTACAGTTAAGGTTGTGAACCGTGGGAAGACGGCAGGAGGTGCCGGTAACTGGAAGCAGTCCACAGGCAAGGCAAAAGTGGTCGATGGGGAGAGCAGTGCCAAGCTCAAGGTCTCTTTCTTTGGGCCGTTTTATGGCAATTACTGGGTCCTTGACCATGGAGATCATTATGAGTGGTCCATTGTGGGTGAGCCTTCCGGTCGCTATCTTTGGGTATTGACCCGCGAAAAGCACCCTGGGGCAGATTTGATGGCCGCGCTGCAGGCGCGAGTCAAGGCGCTTGGCTATGACTGGTCGCTGGTTAGAACTACGCGGCAATAGCAGGGGCGTTGCCAAATTGGAGGACTTGCCCCGCCCGAAGGGCAAAGGTCAGACCCACCTCCCCTTTTGTTCTGCGCGAACAGGATTATGTTGTCGTTCAGCACGATGTGCTCCAAAGGGAAGTCAGGGAGCCGGATCAAAAATCGAGGTGCGAGATTATAACAGTCTGAAAGGGTTTCGGCTCGAGATTGGCAACGGGACGTGATGGCATCGATCGGGCGAGAAAAATGCGCGAAATTCAATCAGTGAGTATTGATTTTGAGATGCTTTTAGCGCTCGCGCCCAACCCCTATATCGTGCTTGACAGTTCCTTGCGCATTGCCTGGATGAACGAAGCTTATTTGCGTGCGACGATGCGCCGGCGCGAGGATATTCTCGGACAACACATCTTCACAGCTTTCCCCAGCGATCCCTCCACGGAAAGTTACCGTTTGCTGAGCGAGTCCTTTGCTCGAGTTATTGATAGCCGACGGAGTGATGAAATTGCCTTGATACGCTATGACATCAGCAACGCCGATGGCACGATGGACGCCCGCTATTGGAGCGCGACCCATACCCCTATCCTCGATGCCCAAGGCCAGGTCGATTTCATTTTACAGCACACTGTCGATGTGACCGAGATCCAGTCATTGCGTCTGATGCGCGACGAAATGGGCGTGATCGAGAGGGCCAGCGCGGTCGAGGCCCGAAACCGGGATCTTGCTGAGGAGAGCAAGCAACTCAAAGCCCTGCTTGAAGAGGCGCCGGGTTTTGTCGCCGTGCTCGATGGCCCGCGCCATATGTTCCGCATGGCCAACCGCGCCTATCGCGATCTTGTCGGGCAAAGACATCTTGTCGGCCAAAGTGTTGCCGAGGCGCTGCCGGAGGTGGTCGAGCAAGGTTTCACCGCGCTGCTCGACCGCGTAATGAGCACCGGCCAAGCACATATAGCCCGGCGCGACAAGGTTGTCCTGCGCAACGGTCCAGACCGTGAGGAAGTGCGTTATCTCGATTTCATTTATCAGCCCATTGTCAGCAAAGCGGGCGAGATCTCCGGCATATTTGTTCAAGGCCACGATGTTACCGACCAGATTGAGGCTGAGGCACACCAACAGTTGCTGATCAATGAGCTCAATCATCGGGTCAAGAACACACTTGCGATCGTGCAGGGCCTGGCTTCACAGTCATTTCGCAGGGGGACTGTGCCAGAGGAGGGGCTGGTTGCGTTTTTTGCGCGGCTTTCAGCCTTGTCGGCCGCGCACAATTTGTTGACAAAGGGCAATTGGGAGGCAGCCAATCTTGCCGAGATGGTCCGCGCTGGCATTGGCGGCGTTGCCGGGGCAAATCCGGATAGGATTGGAATTGCCGGACCGAAGGTGCGCATCGCGGCCCAACTTGCGACCTCGATCGCGATGGTCATTCATGAATTGAGCACCAATGCGGTCAAATACGGTGCCTTGTCGCGTATCGATGGACGGGTGGATGTCCGCTGGAGCGTTCGAGCTGATGAGGGAGTGCAGCTTCTTGCATTCGAGTGGGCCGAGAGCGGTGGGCCGGAGGTTGAGGAACCTGTCCGACATGGCTTTGGCACGCGGTTGATCAAACGCGGGTTTGCCTCTGACTATCGATCCAGCGTGGATATTCAGTTCCGCAAGTCCGGTCTTTGCTGCCATTTCGTCACGGTGTTGGCAGGAGACATCGCTTGAGCATCGCTGGCCTACGTCTGCTTATCCTGGAGGACGAGCCGATCTTGGGGCTTGATCTTGAGGATATTATCGCCGAGGCGGGCGGGACTTCGATTTACGCCGAGCGCGTCGAGGAAGCGCTCGATCTCATCGCCGCAGAATCTTTCGACGCAGCAATCCTCGATGTGAATGTGCATGGTCGTACGAGCTATCCCGTCGCGGACCTTCTCCAGCGGCTGGGCCTGCCCTTCATTTTCGCTACCGGCTACGGGGATGCGCTTCATCCCGAAAACTTCGCAGGGGTTCCCACAGTGATCAAACCCTATGCGACCACCGATCTTGAAAGGGCGCTGGAACAAGAAATCCTCACCCGGAAATCTGATCCGCCACCGGCGGTCGGGTCTTAGCCAGGCTCGTGCCGGGCCAGGTTTGATACTGGTCATTCTTCTTGCTTCGGCGTTGCACCCGTTCTGCGACAGCGATCGGAACAATAGCGCACCTGGTCCCAATCACGCGCCCATTTCTTTCGCCATGCAAAAGGACGGTTGCAGGCAGCACAGAGCTTGGTGGGCAGGTCACCTTTGCGCACCATCCTAGGCATTGGTCACTGCCTCCTCAACCATCGCGCGCAAGGGCATCTGGGCCCGCATCCGCACCGCCAGCAGTGCCGTGCCGCTGATCTTGCGTTGGACGAACAGCGTATCGGCAGGCGGCACATGCCATGCACCGCGATCGACGACCATGTGGCGTGCCTGCTCGCGCAGCGTTTCGACAAAGCCACGGTCCGCGAAATCGATCAGGCCGGGCCGTCCCAAATGGTTCATGACGGTCTCGATCATTGCATCCAGCGCGAGCCCGTGACGGGCGAGCGCTGCCGGCGAGACAAAGCCGACCTC from Novosphingobium sp. encodes:
- a CDS encoding DUF1365 domain-containing protein — protein: MSEASALYVGHVTHQRMRPHRHRLRYGIFSLLLDLDGVDALAAGSRVFSRGRFNLFSFHDRDYGDGSATPLRAQVERHLWAAHIMPDGGPIRLLTMPRILGFAFNPLSVFFCHGRDGALRAILYEVNNTFGQRHSYLLSVEHMADGPIRQSCAKAFHVSPFMPMDMRYTFSVAPPAEQLSIAITVSDGLGPVLVASHEARRRRLTDAALLRVFATHPLLTVKVVGGILWEAARLWAKGVPVHTCPAPPDRSISIPPQTGEGACI
- a CDS encoding cyclopropane-fatty-acyl-phospholipid synthase family protein, yielding MYLNEQAQAGLVPPPPQPQQTTPWLIRRALRHLQCGRLTIILPSGARIDHAGDLPGPHGVIEMRNGMAFRRLLTRGDVGFAEGYIAGDWTSPDLPQLIALAAQNVARLDSTLEGFWPVRMWRRLSHLLHRNSARGSRRNIAFHYDLGNDFYRLWLDESMTYSSAIAIPRGTSLEGAQQAKLERIAALLALSGDEDVLEIGCGWGALARHLAPACRRVTGLTLSREQLDHACAQVRTGGLGDKVDLRLQDYRSIDERFDRIVSIEMLEAVGEAYWPVYFATLRASLRPGGRIVLQAITIREDRFAAYKRNPDFIQRYIFPGGMLPTPSLLEAHAQRAGLAITQRETFGTGYADTLALWRARFHAAWPCILALGFQPDFQRLWDYYLAYCEAGFRSGTIDVGLYVLEERA
- a CDS encoding DUF6134 family protein, translated to MMDRRSAMIGAVALAALPGALSAALPIPPSRRLGFDILRKGSKLGTHVLTFEPGGDSLTVHVAVDLVYKIAGITLYHYRHQATERWQGQQVIALDAETSDNGTPYKVTARREGGVLMVQGTKAPRYAAPTDALPATHWNRHELDGPWINTQDGRIMRPHVAAQGIETIPAADGASLRARHYALTGDVQLDMFYDDHAGWAGLSFVKGGAPIRYERQA
- a CDS encoding anti-sigma factor, which produces MSAAMLPEDDELLAAELAFGLIDGADKHAAEARLTTDAGFAQAHARWQDYAAAMFHDAGEAPRPSVWSAIEVRLPVNDAGHAMVTRATLRWWQGGAAVACAAALVLGVVAMQKPTEVIVRVPVAQAPIAPMVAVLTGKQGLVTVSFDPASGRMTSAASGLALGAHVPELWVIPADGKPRSMGVMNAAAPGWGKVPATAIPALSAGVTLAVSVEPVGGSPTGLPTGPVILTGKMATTS
- a CDS encoding sigma-70 family RNA polymerase sigma factor; this translates as MNSDVDHASAGSPLAQMLAKVATGDRSAFEEIYRRTSVKLFGVCLRILPVRQEAEEALQEAYLSVWQRAGSFDAARGSAMTWLITLTRNRAIDRLRAKGKITTAPVELADEVPDPEPDAASLIEASQDERRLAHCLGTLDGGDAGLIRRAFFEGLTYADLAARASAPLGTVKSRIRRALLKLRECLS
- a CDS encoding alpha/beta hydrolase; amino-acid sequence: MVRLVHDESFGSDKRQKLDVYAPQGQRRLALPIIIFFYGGSWNSGTRNGYSFVGRALASCGFVVAIPDYRLVPAVRYPAFLQDNAAAVHWVRQHGAQWGGDPDRIVLAGHSAGAYNAAMLALDPRWLGADRGAIKGLIGLAGPYDFLPFSGPIVEPTFAGVTDPVSTQPVHYARRDAPPAFLATADKDRLVEPRNSDALARALGRQGVVVERKSYAHVGHIGLVTAIAIPLRGHASVLEDMVTFAHKVTGYDKQVAP
- a CDS encoding lipocalin family protein, which produces MRKKHLIFGVLASSVFLGGCAAIPKPGPVGNRAVPQPAKSVDVPRYMGLWYEQFRYEASFEKDMEEVTARYSLNPDGTVKVVNRGKTAGGAGNWKQSTGKAKVVDGESSAKLKVSFFGPFYGNYWVLDHGDHYEWSIVGEPSGRYLWVLTREKHPGADLMAALQARVKALGYDWSLVRTTRQ
- a CDS encoding HWE histidine kinase domain-containing protein; protein product: MREIQSVSIDFEMLLALAPNPYIVLDSSLRIAWMNEAYLRATMRRREDILGQHIFTAFPSDPSTESYRLLSESFARVIDSRRSDEIALIRYDISNADGTMDARYWSATHTPILDAQGQVDFILQHTVDVTEIQSLRLMRDEMGVIERASAVEARNRDLAEESKQLKALLEEAPGFVAVLDGPRHMFRMANRAYRDLVGQRHLVGQSVAEALPEVVEQGFTALLDRVMSTGQAHIARRDKVVLRNGPDREEVRYLDFIYQPIVSKAGEISGIFVQGHDVTDQIEAEAHQQLLINELNHRVKNTLAIVQGLASQSFRRGTVPEEGLVAFFARLSALSAAHNLLTKGNWEAANLAEMVRAGIGGVAGANPDRIGIAGPKVRIAAQLATSIAMVIHELSTNAVKYGALSRIDGRVDVRWSVRADEGVQLLAFEWAESGGPEVEEPVRHGFGTRLIKRGFASDYRSSVDIQFRKSGLCCHFVTVLAGDIA
- a CDS encoding response regulator; the protein is MSIAGLRLLILEDEPILGLDLEDIIAEAGGTSIYAERVEEALDLIAAESFDAAILDVNVHGRTSYPVADLLQRLGLPFIFATGYGDALHPENFAGVPTVIKPYATTDLERALEQEILTRKSDPPPAVGS
- a CDS encoding DUF2256 domain-containing protein, giving the protein MPRMVRKGDLPTKLCAACNRPFAWRKKWARDWDQVRYCSDRCRRTGATPKQEE